Proteins encoded in a region of the Arvicanthis niloticus isolate mArvNil1 chromosome 16, mArvNil1.pat.X, whole genome shotgun sequence genome:
- the LOC117721739 gene encoding non-selective voltage-gated ion channel VDAC1-like, which translates to MSFRDVFTKGFGLVKLHLKTKSENGLKFSSSGFASLETTKVNRSPETKYRWTEYGLRFEKWSTDNPLGTEITVEDQLAHGLKLTFDSSFLPNTGVNDGTEFGGSVYQKVNQKLQTAVNLAWTAGNSNTCFINSSKYQVDPAACFSGKVKNSSLIDLGYTQTLPKTRYQTDAVSPAG; encoded by the exons ATGTCTttcagggatgtcttcaccaaagGCTTTGGCTTAGTAAAGCTTCATTTGAAAACGAAATCCGAGAATGGATTGAAATTTAGCAGCTCAGGCTTTGCCAGCCTGGAGACCACCAAAGTGAACCGGAGTCCAGAAACCAAATACAGATGGACTGAGTATGGGCTCAGATTTGAGAAATGGAGCACAGACAACCCTCTGGGCACCGAGATCACTGTGGAAGACCAGCTTGCACATGGACTGAAGCTGACCTTTGATTCATCTTTCTTGCCCAACACTGGG GTGAACGATGGGACAGAATTTGGTGGCTCCGTTTACCAGAAGGTGAACCAGAAGTTGCAGACTGCTGTCAATCTCGCCTGGACCGCAGGCAACAGTAACACTTGCTTTATAAATAGCAGCAAGTATCAGGTCGACCCTGCTGCCTGCTTTTCGGGCAAAGTGAAGAACTCCAGCCTGATTGACCTAGGGTACACTCAGACCCTACCTAAAACCAGGTATCAAACTGACGCTGTTAGCCCTGCTGGATGA